In Paraburkholderia phenazinium, the following are encoded in one genomic region:
- the hslU gene encoding ATP-dependent protease ATPase subunit HslU: MSTMTPAEIVSELDKHIIGQGRAKKAVAVALRNRWRRQQVGEPLRQEITPKNILMIGPTGVGKTEIARRLAKLADAPFIKIEATKFTEVGYVGRDVDSIVRDLIEISVKQTRETEMRKVRTKAEDQAEDRILEILLPSARPVGFGASSSPADTVDEGSTTRQTFRKRLREGLLDDKEIELDVEQPQAGMDIMGPPGMEDMTEQIRSMFANLGGGKKTRRKLKVKEALKLLTDEEASKMLNDEEVKTKAVQNVEQNGIVFLDEIDKIASRSEAGGGEVSRQGVQRDLLPLVEGTTINTKYGMVKTDHILFIASGAFHLAKPSDLIPELQGRFPIRVELDSLSVNDFESILVSTDASLVKQYQALLATEDVHLDFAEDGIRRLAEIAFSVNEKTENIGARRLYTVIEKLLEEVSFAAGNHAGTNVRIDAAYVDRALNEVADDEDLSRYVL; encoded by the coding sequence ATGAGCACCATGACCCCTGCCGAGATCGTCTCGGAACTCGACAAGCACATCATCGGCCAAGGCCGCGCGAAGAAAGCGGTCGCGGTGGCGCTGCGCAACCGCTGGCGCCGTCAGCAGGTGGGCGAGCCGCTGCGCCAGGAAATCACGCCGAAGAACATTCTGATGATCGGACCGACGGGCGTCGGCAAGACGGAAATCGCCCGGCGTCTCGCCAAGCTCGCTGACGCACCGTTCATCAAGATCGAAGCCACCAAGTTCACCGAAGTGGGTTACGTGGGCCGCGACGTGGACAGCATCGTGCGCGACCTGATCGAAATTTCGGTGAAGCAGACCCGCGAAACGGAAATGCGCAAGGTGCGCACCAAGGCTGAAGACCAGGCCGAAGACCGCATCCTCGAGATCCTGCTGCCAAGCGCGCGGCCGGTCGGATTCGGCGCCAGTTCGAGCCCCGCCGACACCGTCGACGAAGGCAGCACGACCCGCCAGACCTTCCGCAAGCGCCTGCGCGAAGGCCTGCTCGACGACAAGGAAATCGAGCTCGACGTCGAGCAGCCGCAAGCGGGCATGGACATCATGGGTCCTCCGGGCATGGAAGACATGACCGAGCAGATCCGGTCGATGTTCGCCAATCTCGGCGGCGGCAAGAAGACCCGCCGCAAGCTCAAGGTGAAGGAAGCGTTGAAGCTGCTGACCGACGAGGAAGCGTCGAAGATGCTCAACGACGAGGAAGTGAAAACCAAGGCGGTGCAGAACGTCGAGCAGAACGGCATCGTGTTTCTCGATGAAATCGACAAGATCGCCTCGCGCAGCGAAGCCGGCGGCGGCGAGGTCTCACGTCAGGGAGTGCAGCGCGATTTGCTGCCGCTCGTCGAAGGCACGACGATCAATACCAAGTACGGGATGGTCAAGACCGATCACATCCTGTTTATCGCCAGCGGGGCGTTTCATCTCGCGAAGCCGAGCGATCTGATCCCCGAGTTGCAGGGCCGTTTCCCGATTCGCGTCGAGCTGGATTCGCTGTCCGTGAACGACTTCGAATCGATCCTCGTCTCCACCGACGCGAGCCTCGTGAAGCAATACCAGGCTTTGCTCGCCACGGAAGACGTGCATCTCGACTTCGCCGAAGACGGCATTCGCCGCCTGGCGGAGATCGCCTTCTCGGTGAACGAGAAGACCGAGAATATCGGTGCACGCCGGCTGTACACGGTGATCGAAAAGCTGCTCGAAGAGGTGTCGTTTGCGGCCGGCAATCATGCCGGCACCAACGTGCGGATCGATGCGGCCTATGTCGACCGCGCGCTGAACGAAGTCGCGGATGACGAAGATCTGTCGCGCTACGTGCTGTAA